From a region of the Oscillospiraceae bacterium genome:
- a CDS encoding helix-turn-helix transcriptional regulator, which translates to MHLRIKDLRVDNDIKQEVLAKLLNVRQATYARYETREIKIFPSTLAELADYYNTSVDYLMRRTDEKRPYSKSKL; encoded by the coding sequence ATGCATTTACGAATTAAAGATTTAAGGGTAGACAATGACATCAAGCAAGAAGTATTGGCAAAATTACTCAATGTAAGACAAGCAACCTATGCGAGATATGAAACACGAGAAATAAAAATTTTTCCATCTACGTTGGCAGAGCTTGCAGATTACTATAATACAAGTGTTGACTATCTTATGAGAAGAACTGACGAAAAACGCCCGTACAGCAAGTCAAAATTATAA
- a CDS encoding recombinase family protein, whose product MLETGIYVRVSTEEQAQEGFSIRAQEQKLKDFVRIKEWSVYKIYMDEGISGKNITERPAINEMIEDIKKGQVKNVLVFKIDRLTRNTADLINLIELFNTYDCSFNSLTESIDTQTATGRMFIKIIGIFAEFERENIAERTRVGFERKASEGYTLASRVSSYGYDRAKGQKIQTINEKEATIVREIFDMFLNRHMRFFDIAQNLNTRKIPTKLDSVWYARSVKNVLTNCNYIGNVRYAQYDEKRSFEAQGVHQPIISEETYIETQALIKKISTKVYKKHPKEEHYFAGVLICGKCGDKLGVHSGSKKDESGKALPGSYLCNNRYRKKCDACRIKHTNVEKAFSEYIGSIGDFDTLDEIQLVVKKEVKEQNIDLVKDLQRQCRKLEQKEKEVLDLYIDNKIDFDNYIEVKKAVEKEKNQISSTLGQVENLVDEEITIKKECIIKNLKENWEWLNNSERRQFLVNFVDRITIFHEKQGGRLPGITTITNVEFNKD is encoded by the coding sequence GTGTTAGAGACAGGTATTTATGTTAGGGTGTCAACAGAAGAACAAGCACAAGAGGGCTTTTCCATCAGAGCGCAGGAGCAAAAATTAAAAGATTTTGTAAGAATTAAGGAATGGTCAGTTTATAAAATCTATATGGACGAGGGTATTAGCGGGAAAAATATCACTGAGCGTCCAGCAATCAATGAAATGATAGAAGATATAAAAAAAGGACAGGTTAAAAATGTTCTTGTTTTTAAGATTGACCGTCTAACCCGAAATACTGCGGATTTAATAAATCTAATTGAATTGTTCAATACATACGATTGTAGCTTTAATTCCCTAACCGAGAGTATCGACACACAAACAGCCACAGGGCGTATGTTTATCAAAATTATTGGTATCTTTGCAGAATTTGAAAGAGAAAATATTGCCGAAAGAACAAGAGTCGGCTTTGAAAGAAAAGCAAGCGAGGGATATACACTAGCAAGCAGAGTATCAAGTTATGGTTATGATAGAGCAAAAGGGCAAAAAATACAAACAATCAATGAAAAAGAAGCAACTATTGTAAGAGAAATTTTCGATATGTTCTTAAACCGACATATGCGTTTTTTTGACATAGCTCAAAATTTGAACACTAGGAAAATACCAACCAAACTTGATTCGGTTTGGTATGCAAGAAGTGTAAAAAATGTTTTAACGAACTGCAACTATATAGGAAATGTCAGATATGCGCAATATGACGAAAAGAGAAGTTTTGAGGCGCAAGGCGTACATCAACCCATAATATCAGAGGAGACGTATATTGAAACACAAGCCTTGATTAAGAAAATATCTACTAAGGTTTATAAAAAGCACCCAAAGGAAGAACACTATTTTGCAGGTGTTTTGATATGTGGCAAATGCGGGGACAAATTAGGCGTACATTCAGGGAGTAAGAAAGACGAAAGTGGCAAGGCTCTGCCCGGCTCTTATCTTTGCAATAATCGTTACAGAAAAAAATGTGATGCTTGCCGAATAAAGCACACAAATGTTGAAAAAGCATTCAGCGAGTATATTGGCAGTATTGGTGATTTTGATACCTTAGATGAAATTCAACTTGTTGTAAAAAAAGAAGTTAAAGAGCAAAATATTGACCTTGTCAAAGACCTTCAAAGGCAATGTAGGAAGCTAGAACAAAAAGAAAAAGAAGTATTAGATTTATACATAGATAATAAAATTGATTTTGACAATTATATAGAGGTTAAAAAAGCAGTTGAAAAAGAAAAAAATCAAATATCTTCTACATTGGGGCAAGTTGAAAATCTTGTAGATGAAGAAATAACCATTAAGAAAGAGTGCATTATTAAAAACCTTAAAGAAAACTGGGAGTGGCTAAACAATTCAGAAAGAAGACAATTTCTAGTAAACTTCGTTGACAGAATTACAATATTTCACGAAAAGCAAGGCGGGAGACTACCTGGCATTACAACGATAACAAATGTTGAGTTTAACAAAGATTAA